The proteins below are encoded in one region of Apium graveolens cultivar Ventura chromosome 4, ASM990537v1, whole genome shotgun sequence:
- the LOC141717957 gene encoding rhamnogalacturonan I rhamnosyltransferase 1-like isoform X1, producing MCRIVVRDIIKMGMKTFGGESKRGFDKLKSSMVSRSRMKLWIIRGTTLILLWTCLVQLSALGEMWGPRVLKGWPSCFSHDSAVMDVKITPPLPARVLPPKRVYKNNGYLMVSCNGGLNQMRAAICDMVAIARYLNVTLIIPELDKTSFWADPSEFQDIFDVDHFISSLRDEVRILKELPPRIKRRMELGLFYSMAPVSWSDISYYHYQILPLIQKYKIVHLNRTDARLANNGQPLEMQKLRCRVNFSALRFTSQIEELGRRVINLLRQNGPFLVLHLRYEMDMLAFSGCSQGCSNDEVDELTRMRYAYPWWKEKIINSDLKRKDGLCPLTPEETALTLKALDIDRDIQIYIAAGEIYGGEKRMASLAAAYPKVVRKETLLGSSDLGYFQNHSSQMAALDYLVSLESDLFVPTYDGNMAKVVAGHRRFLGFKKTILLERKLLVDLIDQYNHGSLNWEEFSGAVKEAHTDRMGNPTRRLMIPDRPKEEDYFYANPEECLHLSETSEERLNVV from the exons ATGTGTAGGATAGTGGTTAGAGATATAATAAAAATGGGGATGAAAACATTTGGAGGGGAGAGTAAGAGAGGGTTTGACAAGTTGAAAAGTTCAATGGTTTCGAGGTCTCGAATGAAGCTTTGGATCATTAGAGGAACTACTTTAATCTTGTTGTGGACTTGTTTGGTTCAATTGTCAGCTTTAGGTGAAATGTGGGGACCTAGGGTTTTAAAAGGTTGGCCTTCTTGTTTTTCTCATGATTCTGCTGTAATGGATGTTAAGATCACACCGCCTCTTCCAGCTAGAGTTCTTCCTCCAAAGA GGGTGTATAAAAATAATGGCTATCTGATGGTTTCATGCAATGGAGGGCTTAACCAAATGCGAGCAGCA ATATGCGACATGGTTGCTATAGCAAGATATTTAAATGTTACACTTATTATTCCTGAGTTGGATAAAACTTCTTTCTGGGCTGATCCAAG TGAGTTTCAAGACATTTTCGATGTAGACCATTTCATTTCATCATTGAGGGATGAGGTTCGGATACTGAAGGAGCTGCCTCCCAGAATCAAGAGGAGAATGGAGCTAGGATTGTTTTACTCGATGGCTCCTGTCAGTTGGTCTGACATCTCTTACTATCATTATCAA ATTCTTCCTCTGATACAGAAATACAAAATAGTGCATTTGAATAGGACTGATGCCCGTCTTGCCAACAATGGTCAGCCCCTAGAGATGCAAAAGCTCCGATGCCGAGTAAACTTCAGTGCTCTGAGATTTACTTCCCAGATAGAAGAGTTGGGCAGGAGAGTAATCAACCTTTTAAGACAGAATGGTCCTTTCTTAGTACTTCATCTCAGATACGAAATGGACATGTTAGCATTTTCAGGTTGCAGCCAGGGATGCAGCAATGATGAGGTGGACGAGTTAACTCGAATGAG ATATGCCTACCCATGGTGGAAAGAAAAAATCATAAATTCCGACTTGAAAAGAAAGGATGGTCTATGTCCATTAACCCCCGAGGAAACTGCTCTGACACTAAAGGCACTGGACATTGATCGTGATATTCAAATTTACATTGCCGCTGGAGAAATATATGGTGGAGAAAAACGAATGGCTAGTCTTGCTGCTGCTTATCCAAAAGTG GTCCGGAAGGAGACTCTTCTGGGCTCGTCAGACCTGGGATATTTTCAGAACCACTCATCTCAGATGGCAGCACTGGATTATCTCGTTTCTTTGGAGAGCGACCTTTTTGTTCCAACATATGATGGAAACATGGCCAAAGTTGTGGCAGGCCACCGCAG ATTCCTTGGTTTCAAGAAGACAATATTGTTGGAAAGAAAACTATTGGTTGATTTAATAGATCAATACAACCATGGATCCTTAAATTGGGAAGAATTCTCTGGTGCTGTTAAGGAAGCCCACACTGATCGCATGGGGAACCCCACTAGAAGATTGATGATTCCTGACAGACCTAAAGAGGAAGATTATTTCTATGCCAACCCCGAAGAATGCTTGCACTTATCAGAAACATCAGAAGAAAGATTAAATGTTGTATGA
- the LOC141717957 gene encoding rhamnogalacturonan I rhamnosyltransferase 1-like isoform X2, which produces MCRIVVRDIIKMGMKTFGGESKRGFDKLKSSMVSRSRMKLWIIRGTTLILLWTCLVQLSALGEMWGPRVLKGWPSCFSHDSAVMDVKITPPLPARVLPPKRVYKNNGYLMVSCNGGLNQMRAAICDMVAIARYLNVTLIIPELDKTSFWADPSEFQDIFDVDHFISSLRDEVRILKELPPRIKRRMELGLFYSMAPVSWSDISYYHYQILPLIQKYKIVHLNRTDARLANNGQPLEMQKLRCRVNFSALRFTSQIEELGRRVINLLRQNGPFLVLHLRYEMDMLAFSGCSQGCSNDEVDELTRMRYAYPWWKEKIINSDLKRKDGLCPLTPEETALTLKALDIDRDIQIYIAAGEIYGGEKRMASLAAAYPKVVRKETLLGSSDLGYFQNHSSQMAALDYLVSLESDLFVPTYDGNMAKVVAGHRS; this is translated from the exons ATGTGTAGGATAGTGGTTAGAGATATAATAAAAATGGGGATGAAAACATTTGGAGGGGAGAGTAAGAGAGGGTTTGACAAGTTGAAAAGTTCAATGGTTTCGAGGTCTCGAATGAAGCTTTGGATCATTAGAGGAACTACTTTAATCTTGTTGTGGACTTGTTTGGTTCAATTGTCAGCTTTAGGTGAAATGTGGGGACCTAGGGTTTTAAAAGGTTGGCCTTCTTGTTTTTCTCATGATTCTGCTGTAATGGATGTTAAGATCACACCGCCTCTTCCAGCTAGAGTTCTTCCTCCAAAGA GGGTGTATAAAAATAATGGCTATCTGATGGTTTCATGCAATGGAGGGCTTAACCAAATGCGAGCAGCA ATATGCGACATGGTTGCTATAGCAAGATATTTAAATGTTACACTTATTATTCCTGAGTTGGATAAAACTTCTTTCTGGGCTGATCCAAG TGAGTTTCAAGACATTTTCGATGTAGACCATTTCATTTCATCATTGAGGGATGAGGTTCGGATACTGAAGGAGCTGCCTCCCAGAATCAAGAGGAGAATGGAGCTAGGATTGTTTTACTCGATGGCTCCTGTCAGTTGGTCTGACATCTCTTACTATCATTATCAA ATTCTTCCTCTGATACAGAAATACAAAATAGTGCATTTGAATAGGACTGATGCCCGTCTTGCCAACAATGGTCAGCCCCTAGAGATGCAAAAGCTCCGATGCCGAGTAAACTTCAGTGCTCTGAGATTTACTTCCCAGATAGAAGAGTTGGGCAGGAGAGTAATCAACCTTTTAAGACAGAATGGTCCTTTCTTAGTACTTCATCTCAGATACGAAATGGACATGTTAGCATTTTCAGGTTGCAGCCAGGGATGCAGCAATGATGAGGTGGACGAGTTAACTCGAATGAG ATATGCCTACCCATGGTGGAAAGAAAAAATCATAAATTCCGACTTGAAAAGAAAGGATGGTCTATGTCCATTAACCCCCGAGGAAACTGCTCTGACACTAAAGGCACTGGACATTGATCGTGATATTCAAATTTACATTGCCGCTGGAGAAATATATGGTGGAGAAAAACGAATGGCTAGTCTTGCTGCTGCTTATCCAAAAGTG GTCCGGAAGGAGACTCTTCTGGGCTCGTCAGACCTGGGATATTTTCAGAACCACTCATCTCAGATGGCAGCACTGGATTATCTCGTTTCTTTGGAGAGCGACCTTTTTGTTCCAACATATGATGGAAACATGGCCAAAGTTGTGGCAGGCCACCGCAG TTAA